GAAAGAAAATCGGAAGAACCATTGGGTATCCTACTGCTAATATTGAAACAGAATCTCTTAAACTTCTTCCTAAAAAGGGAGCTTATGTTGTTGAAGTTGAAGTAAAAGGCCAACAACACAAGGGAATGTTAAGTATTGGCACCAATCCTACGGTAAACGGAGAAAAACTAACCGTTGAAGTTTATATTCTTGATTTTGATGATGATATTTATGATGAAAAGATCACGGTAAAATTCAGAGATTTTCTGCACGATGAGATTAAATTTGAAGGTCTTGAAAAACTAATTGAGAGACTGGATGAAGATAAAAGGCTGACGGAAGTGTTTAAGTTTTAACACTTTTAATCATAAAATGATAACAGAATAATCCACTTCATATAGACTGCACCCAAAAGTTTAGACAAAATTAAACAATATTATTATATGAAAGAGTTCGGTACTGTACCGGACTCTTTCCTTTTAGATTAAGTCTTATCCTGTCGTTATTGTAGTAATTGATATACTTCTTTATTTCTTTTTTGAGCTCATCAATGGTTTTAAATTTCTTAGTATAGAACATTTCAGATTTTAAAGTTCCAAAGAAGTTTTCTATTACCGCATTATCCAGGCAGTTTCCTTTGCGGGACATACTTTGGATAATGCCTTTTTCTTTTAACAGATGCTGATAGGCTTTCATCTGATATTGCCAGCCTTGATCAGAGTGGATAATGAGGTTTTCAGTATTCTTGATTTTTCTGAGCCCTTTTTTGAGCATATTTACAACCTGTGCAAAGGCAGGCCTTTCCGAGAGATCGTAACTGATAATCTCGCCATTGTAAAGATCAATTATCGGCGAAAGATACAATTTACTGCCCGAGACGTTAAATTCTGTCACATCAGTGGCCCATTTTCTGTTTGGCTGATCTGCCTTAAAGTTCCTCTCCAGAATATTTGGTGCTATCCTGCCTTGCTCTCCCCGGTAAGATCTGTATTTTTTAACCCTAACGATACTTTTCAATCCTAGGGTCTTCATCAGTCTTAAGACCGTTTTATGATTAATTACAATTCCTTGCTGTTTCATAATCAAAGTAATACGACGGTATCCAAACCGGCCTTTATGCCTATGATAAATCTGTTTTATCAAAGTTTTTACTTCTCCATATTTATCTTTTTTATCAAGAGCTTTCTGATGGTAATAGAAACTGCTTCTGGCCATACCTGTACAATCCAGCAGGAGTGACAGGTCATATTTTCGCCTTAATCCTTCGATGGCCTCTGCTTGTTCTTTTTGAGAGTTAAGGCGTCTAACTTTTTTAGAAAATCAATTTCAGCTCGAAGCCTTTCGTTTTCCAATAAAAGTTCTTCTTCTCTGGTCAATGGCTTATCGGACTTTCTTTTCTTACGCTTGTGATCACTCATAATGCAGGGTCTTCCTTTGGGTTTGTTCTTTAACCCTAAAATACCACTTTTTTCGTAATCCCTTTGCCAATTCAACACGCTAGACTGAGCTGCGATATCGAATCGGATACATGCTTCCCTTTGGGAGATATGTTCTGTTTCGATGGCTTTTAGAACTTTAACCTTAAAATTCAGGGAATAGCTCTTGTTTTTTCTCGGTTGTAGCCCCGAGATTACGTACTTGTTATAAAAACCAATCCATTTGCGCAGATTGCTTTCATTAAATCCTTTCTCTGTTGCTATAGATTCAATCGAACGATAAGAGTTTTTGTGAAGATTAATACATTCTAATTTGAAAGCAACGCTAAATTTTTCTTTTCTATACATAAAAAAATGCCCCTAAAAAGTGTCTAACTTTTTGGGGGCAGTCCAATATGAGGTGGATTTTAGTTTTATAGGTCTTTATTTTTTTTTCTCTGGTAAGCAAAATCCTTGATTTTTTTACCATTTAGCTCTTCAGTATCTCCTCTTTTGCTTTTTTCGTCAGCGAATTAAATACTAAATCATAGGACTGATCTATCATTTTAAATACCAGATCTCTCTTCAGGCCGTCTGTCATCACAGAATTCCAATGGGTTTTATTCATATGAAATGCTCCTGTAATTTGTGGATACTGTTCACGGAGTTCTGCACTCCATTCAGGGTCTGTTTTCACATTAATATTCAAAGGTTGTTTTTCCAAGGGCATCAGTAAGAACATTTTGGTTCCTACTTTCATAACAAGTGTTTCGTTGTCAAAAGGAAATGTTTCTGTAACCCCTTTTTTGGCAAGACAGTAATCCAGAATTTCGTTGGCATCCATATTTTATTTATGAGTAATGGGTAATTAGCTATGAGTAATATATAATGAGTGGTAACTGATATTTACCGTTTCTTTTGGCCTTTTATTAATTCAAATTTAGTAAATTTAAGAAAGAAAATATCGTTTCATCAAACCCAATTGTTATGAAAGCTTTAGTAATCGGTGCCACAGGTGCTACAGGAAAAGATTTAGTCAATCAATTGCTCAATGACAAAGATTTTGAGGAAGTTGATGTTTTTGTCAGAAAACCTATTGATATTCAGGATGACAAACTAAAAGTACATGTTGTAAATTTTGAAAATCCTGAAGAATGGAAAGATCAGGTTAAAGGTGATGTTGCATTTTCCTGTTTAGGAACTACATTAAAGGCTGCCGGAAGTAAAGAAGCGCAACGGAAAGTAGATTTTGGCTATCAATATGAGTTTGCCAAAGCTGCTAAAGAGAATGAAGTGGAAGATTATATTCTTGTTTCAGCTTATGGAGCCAGCCCGGAATCTAAGATTTTTTATTCTAAAATGAAAGGAGAGCTGGAAGAAGCTGTAAAACAACTCCATTTTACCAAGATCACTATTTTCAAACCCGGAATGCTTGAACGGAAAGATTCGGAAAGGACGGGTGAAGTGCTCGGCAGCAGGATTATTAAATTTGCCAATAAATTAGGTCTTCTGGAAAGCCAGAAACCGCTTCCTACCGATATTTTAGCTAAAGCAATGATTAATTCCTCAAAAATAAAGAGTAATGGGTATTCCAGTATTAAGCTGGGAAATATTTTTTGCTTTGCAGAGAAGAAGGTGGAATAATGTTATGGGTTGGAAGCTGGAAGAGAGAGGATGGAAGTTTTATAAGCCATCATATTTAAAGTCTCACGTTAAAATTGCTTAGATTTTTTTAAGGACAAGAGCATAACTTAGCAAAGTAATACAAAGGAGTTGTATTTCAAAGATGCTTAGTGAACCTGGTTCTGAAATATTTAACTCCGTTCAGTATGATATTTCTAATACGCCCTGTATCATTGGGCTGTCATACTGAGCGGAGTCAAAATTGATAAACTAAGTGTTTATTGTTTTCTGTTATTTCAGATGTTTTGTAATGGCTTCGTCTGTAGGTTTTGTCGTACTTACGAAGGTATCTACCAGTTTTCCATTTTCATCGACAAGGAATTTGGTGAAATTCCAAAGGATCGTGGTGTTTTTTATCCCGTTAAGTTCTTTTTCCGTAAGATATTTAAAGATCGGTGCGGTATCATCTCCTTTTACGGAAACTTTTGCAGCCATCGGGAATGTTACTCCATAATTTTTCTGGCAGAAAGTCCCGATTTCAGTATTGGTTCCCGGTTCCTGGCCTCCAAAATTGTTGGCTGGAAAACCTACAATTACCAGTTTGTCTTTATGTTCTTCATATACTTTCTCCAGATCAGCATACTGCGGTGTAAACCCACACTCTGAAGCTGTGTTCACAATAAGGATCTTTTTTCCTTTGAAATCTGCAAAATTGATTTCGTTTCCGTCAAGGCTTTCTACCTTGAAATCATATATTGTTTTTCCCATAAGTTCTTTGGTTTTAGCTTGAGAAATTTCACTTTTCTGGTTGGTACAGTTTTGTAAAAATGCCACAAAAGAAAGCAGCAGCAAGAACATCTTTTTCATTTTTATCGATTTTAAGCAGCCATGCTGCGTTATTTTTCTTCTGTTAAAACTTAAAAATATTCGCAGGAAATACTTTGTTAACGTCTATTCTGTTCAACAGCATTACATAGTCTCCGTCTTTTTTAGTACTTGATGATTCTATTTTAAAAGGCATCAGAAGATTACCTACTTTTTTATAGTCAGCATATACAAGGGTTTCATCTTTTTTAATCTCCTTTAAGAGCATATAAGTTTTAGTATCGAAATAGTAAAAGTTCTTATTTACGTTTTTCGTTAACTCTACTTTATGGCAGTAGATCTCTCCTACTTTTTCTTTTCCGAGATATTTCGCTTCAAAACCTTTGCTTTCCCAGTCTATAAAGTCATTATCAAAACTTTCCGGCACATATTCTGCGTATTCCTGCAGCTTATTGGCAGCATAATTCATAGCATAACCTTTCGTCCCGTCAAAGCCTTCAATCGCTGTATCTTTTCCGTTAATGGTGATCACCGTTTTGGTAAGATTCGGGCGCTGCTGGTATATTTTTATGGGATATTCATCTTTGATTCCTAGAACAACTTTTCCCTGCAGCATTACTGAATTTAAAAGCTTCCAGTTCGTTAGTCCTCCGGAAAGCTCTATATTTTTATCTATAATTTCCTTTGCGGTCTGAGAATACAGTGAAGTTGTAACGATTAAAAGAACTAAATATATTATTTTTTTCATTTATTTTTTTTAAAATAGTAATGTAAAGAAGGTCTGAACACTAAACCCAGCTCTCCTTTTTTCTTTTGAGGTACGAGATTCCCGTTATCGTACTTAAAAATCAATCCAGGATCTTCATCCAGCTCCATTGGCTTTGCAAGATATAATATTTTATTTTCAAATCTATAGTTTACTGGTCCTTCTTTGGTTTCTTTTTTAGATGGTATTTCCAAATAAGATGGATAGAGTTTATTATTTTTGAATTCCAGAACGATAAAGGTGTATCTGTCCAATGCTCCGTTCGTTGTCGCTATGCAGCTGTGTCTGATTTGAGCATAAAATTTTTTATCATTCAGATTCTGACCTTTTACACCTGAAAGGCAAAATAATATTCCTATTAAAAATAAGTTCTTCACCAATACCCTTATTTATCTATCCAAATATAAGAGGAATTGGTTGAAAAAGCAAAGATGAAGAAGCCTGAGAAATGAATTTTACATCAGAGAACCAGTGAATTTCCTTATTTTCAGATTAATTTCCTTGCTTTTTCCAGGTCTTCCGGAGTATCGATTCCTACGCCTACAAAATTGGTTTCTATCATTTTGATCTTCATTCCGTATTCCAGGTAGCGGATGCATTCAATTTTTTCTGATATTTCCAGAGGCTTCATTTCCAGTTTTGAGAACTGAAGCAGCGCATGTTTCCTGAAAGCGTAGACTCCGATATGCTTGAAGTAATCTACCTTATAAGAAACTTCCCTATGAAAGGGAATAGCAGAACGGCTGAAATAAAGGGCAAAACCATTATTATCGGTAATTACTTTTACGTTATTCGGGTTTTCGATTTCTTCCTTTTCTGTAAGCTTTATTTTTAGAGATGCCAGTGAAATTTCCTGATTATGATCTTCATGAAAAACTCCGATCAGCTGTTTTAATGGTTCCAGCTTCAGGAAAGGCTCGTCTCCCTGTACATTGATCACAATATCACAATCAATGTTCTGTACGGCTTCTGCAATACGGTCGCTTCCTGTTTCATGCTGACCCGTCATTACGGCTTTTCCACCGTTTTTTACAATCTCATCAAAAATAATTTCGGAGTCTGTGGCTACAAAAACCTCATCAAATAACCCTGTCTCTACAACATTCTGATAGGTTGTGGTGATCACAGTTCTTTCACCTAATTTCTGCATCAATTTCCCCGGAAAGCGGCTGGCTTCATATCTTGCAGGAATAACAGCGATTATTTTCATATTCTTCTAATTGTCAGTTTTTTATAAAAATACTTCAGTTTTGTTGTTAACAAAATTCAAGTATTTTAATTATTTTTCATACTTATAAAAATATACATTCTGAGGCTTATCAGACTTGTAATCAAAAGGATAAACCAGCGTACTGTCTTTTACTTTCATACCGTAAAACTGAGCTCTAACGATATTGGATGCAATAAGCTGTACTTCTGCTGAAACGAAATCCGGATCATAAACCATTTTTCTCTCAGTTTCAAGATCTTCCGTTATAATTGTTTTTAAGTAGAGCTTATAATGTAGGGAATCTTTTGTTTTATAAGTAAAGACATAAGTATATCCCCTGTCAAATTCAAATACATGCTCCTTTTTATTGAATCTAAACTTTTTAAAGGATTCCATACTACTTCCGCAGTGCTTCAATAATGCCCATTTTGAATCAGAAAGAGTGATATCTTTTTCACCGGTTTTTTTGACGATAAAATAATCTACGTCTATCATTCCCGGATAATAAGCACGTTCATTTTTCAGAATAAGTTTGTTGAGTTTTGAATTGGGGCCTCTATCCAGTTCCATTATTCTCACACTGTCTTTATCTTTAATAATCCGGCCATCAAATGTCCTGCCTTTGGTTATAAACTGATACTTGTTACGTCCTGTCTGGTTGATCACTACTGAATCGCATGCATTATCAACAGAATAAAGCACATAATTTTCTTTTTTACAAGAGATCAAAAGGATTCCTGCGAGTATAATAAAACCTTTTCTAAGGTAATTCATCGTTTAATGTAACAATATAGCAATACAACAGTGTAGCAATTCTTAATAAACTATTACACTGTTGTATAGGGAGATTTATTTAAGATTATTCAATGCGTTTTCCAGTTTCGGAAGCATTACTTTGATCTCATCAATGGCAAGTCCTCCAACAGAAGCACGGAACCAAGGTTCTGATTTTTCTTCTCCGAAAGCTGAGAACGGAACTAAAGCCACTCCTGCATCATTGATCAGGTAAAATACAAGATCAGATGAGTTTTCAATGACAGATCCGTCCGGTTTTGTTTTTCCGATATAGTCTAATTTAATAGTAAGATAAAGGGCTCCCATCGGTTCAATACTGTCTACGGTAAGTCCTTTGGCTTTTAAATCCTGGATTCCACCGTGAAGAACTTTTAAGCTGTCTTCCAGCTTTGCTTTAAAATCTTCTACGAATACGTTTACATTTTCAGGGTTTTCATAGAATTTTGCAGTTGCTTCCTGCTCAGGTTTTGGTGCCCAGGCTCCAACGTGTGTTAGAAGCGCTTTCATCTTATCAATGATATGCGCAGGACCGAATCCCCATCCTACACGTACTCCTGTTGCAGCAAGACATTTTGAGATTCCGTCAATATATATGGTATATTCCTTCATTTCAGGGAAAAGAGAAACCGGATCTACGTGTTCTGCTCCAAAAGTAAGGTTGGAATAGATCTGGTCATACATTAAGTATAAAGGTTTTTCGTCTGCTCCTCTTTTTTTGTTTTCAGCGATCACCAGCTCACAGATTTCTGAAAGCTGCTCTCTTGTAAACATGGTTCCTGTAGGGTTCAATGGAGAACAAAGGGCTAAAAGAACTGCTCCATCCAAATGCGGTCTCAAATCATCTGCTGTCGGAAGGAAGTTGGTTTCAGGCTTTGTTTTTACTTCTACGGCATTGGCGGAAGTAAGGTAAGCATAGTGGTTGTTGTTCCATGACGGAGTTGGATATACTACTTTGTCTCCTTCATCTACAATGGTTTTGTAAACAGCGTAGATCAACGGTCTTGATCCTGCAGTGATAAGGATATCATTCGGTGCGTAATCCAGATTCCATCTGCTTTTCAGGTCTTTTGAAACTTCTTTTCTTAAAGATAAAAGTCCGTTGGCAGGCGGATAATTCGTCAGATTATTCTGATAAGCTTTCTGAATCTCTTCCTTCAGCAGGGCTGGAATAGGATAGATATTAGAATTCAGGTCACCAATAGTAAGATTGGCTATTTCTGCTCCTTTTGCCTTTAAATCATTTACTTCATTACCAATTTTTACAATTTCTGAACCAATCAGGTTCGCCGCTAATTTTGAAACTTTCACTTTATTTTTATTTAAAATTTACTAATATTGTCTTTATACATCCATTTTCTCACGTATCTGATCCACTGGCATCTGTGCCTCAAAAAGGGCCATTAGTTCCTTAGCTTTTTTTGCCGTGTTGGAATTCGGATATTTTTTTATGATCCTTTTGAATTCCTTTATGTTTTCATCGTATAGTTTTCCGTCTGCGCTTTCGTAGGTCATTGTATTATCCATACCGAAAAGATAATCGTCCAGATAATTATTATAGTCCTGCTTTACTGTTTTTAAAAGCTTACTTTTAGGATATTTATTAATAAAATTCTCCCAGAATATCAACCTCTCTCCTAGTTCTTCCCAAGTAATGATCAGCCCGGCATCTGCGGCATAATTGCTTTCGCTTTCTTTTGCAGTCTGAGTAATATACAGTTCATAATCCGGGGTTACTTTTCCCTTAAAAATAGGAGGATAATATCCGGGAATGGTCCAGATCTCGGTTATTCCTTCTCCTACTTCCCTGAATTCAAGGCCTACTTTTTTCAGTTCAGCAGCCACTTTCTTTACATTGTCCGGAAGATTATATTGATCTTTATCGTAGTTGTAATAATTGACATACTTGTCTAAAATATCACTGTGCAAAGTACTTAGACATTCTGTATACTTTTCTCTTATCTGAACAAAATCTTCATATGTTTTATCATTTTGTTCCGGAGTGTTCGCTGCAAGCTCTTTTTCAATCTTAGTACGATACCATTGAAGAGCAGTGATGTAATCTTCCGTTTTATGGGAAGGAGAACATGCCGTATCAATTGGTTTATACTGATCTTCTTTGGCTTCAGTTTTAACAATTGAATCGTTTGCCGGCTTTACATCAGAAACTGCAGCTTCCTTTTTACAGGAAACTACAGCCACAGACAGTATACAAACTGCTATAATTTGTTTTATCATAATCTGTTAATCCAGTTTTAAATCTGTTTTAACGGCTCCGATCTTCGCTTCCAATGATTTTAATTTATCTATGAAATCTGCTTCTGAAGTAATGGAGTCTTTCACCGACACATAAAATTTAATTTTCGGTTCGGTTCCGGAAGGCCTTACGCAGACTTTTGTTCCATCCTGTGTATAGTAAATCAATACATTGGACTTCGGAATATCATTCATTACTTTTATTTCATTGTTAGAAACACTGAAACTGGTCTGCT
This region of Chryseobacterium vaccae genomic DNA includes:
- a CDS encoding IS3 family transposase — its product is MEGLRRKYDLSLLLDCTGMARSSFYYHQKALDKKDKYGEVKTLIKQIYHRHKGRFGYRRITLIMKQQGIVINHKTVLRLMKTLGLKSIVRVKKYRSYRGEQGRIAPNILERNFKADQPNRKWATDVTEFNVSGSKLYLSPIIDLYNGEIISYDLSERPAFAQVVNMLKKGLRKIKNTENLIIHSDQGWQYQMKAYQHLLKEKGIIQSMSRKGNCLDNAVIENFFGTLKSEMFYTKKFKTIDELKKEIKKYINYYNNDRIRLNLKGKSPVQYRTLSYNNIV
- a CDS encoding helix-turn-helix domain-containing protein — its product is MYRKEKFSVAFKLECINLHKNSYRSIESIATEKGFNESNLRKWIGFYNKYVISGLQPRKNKSYSLNFKVKVLKAIETEHISQREACIRFDIAAQSSVLNWQRDYEKSGILGLKNKPKGRPCIMSDHKRKKRKSDKPLTREEELLLENERLRAEIDFLKKLDALTLKKNKQRPSKD
- a CDS encoding MmcQ/YjbR family DNA-binding protein: MDANEILDYCLAKKGVTETFPFDNETLVMKVGTKMFLLMPLEKQPLNINVKTDPEWSAELREQYPQITGAFHMNKTHWNSVMTDGLKRDLVFKMIDQSYDLVFNSLTKKAKEEILKS
- a CDS encoding NAD(P)H-binding protein produces the protein MKALVIGATGATGKDLVNQLLNDKDFEEVDVFVRKPIDIQDDKLKVHVVNFENPEEWKDQVKGDVAFSCLGTTLKAAGSKEAQRKVDFGYQYEFAKAAKENEVEDYILVSAYGASPESKIFYSKMKGELEEAVKQLHFTKITIFKPGMLERKDSERTGEVLGSRIIKFANKLGLLESQKPLPTDILAKAMINSSKIKSNGYSSIKLGNIFCFAEKKVE
- a CDS encoding glutathione peroxidase encodes the protein MKKMFLLLLSFVAFLQNCTNQKSEISQAKTKELMGKTIYDFKVESLDGNEINFADFKGKKILIVNTASECGFTPQYADLEKVYEEHKDKLVIVGFPANNFGGQEPGTNTEIGTFCQKNYGVTFPMAAKVSVKGDDTAPIFKYLTEKELNGIKNTTILWNFTKFLVDENGKLVDTFVSTTKPTDEAITKHLK
- a CDS encoding histidine kinase, giving the protein MKKIIYLVLLIVTTSLYSQTAKEIIDKNIELSGGLTNWKLLNSVMLQGKVVLGIKDEYPIKIYQQRPNLTKTVITINGKDTAIEGFDGTKGYAMNYAANKLQEYAEYVPESFDNDFIDWESKGFEAKYLGKEKVGEIYCHKVELTKNVNKNFYYFDTKTYMLLKEIKKDETLVYADYKKVGNLLMPFKIESSSTKKDGDYVMLLNRIDVNKVFPANIFKF
- the kdsB gene encoding 3-deoxy-manno-octulosonate cytidylyltransferase, encoding MKIIAVIPARYEASRFPGKLMQKLGERTVITTTYQNVVETGLFDEVFVATDSEIIFDEIVKNGGKAVMTGQHETGSDRIAEAVQNIDCDIVINVQGDEPFLKLEPLKQLIGVFHEDHNQEISLASLKIKLTEKEEIENPNNVKVITDNNGFALYFSRSAIPFHREVSYKVDYFKHIGVYAFRKHALLQFSKLEMKPLEISEKIECIRYLEYGMKIKMIETNFVGVGIDTPEDLEKARKLI
- a CDS encoding pyridoxal phosphate-dependent aminotransferase gives rise to the protein MKVSKLAANLIGSEIVKIGNEVNDLKAKGAEIANLTIGDLNSNIYPIPALLKEEIQKAYQNNLTNYPPANGLLSLRKEVSKDLKSRWNLDYAPNDILITAGSRPLIYAVYKTIVDEGDKVVYPTPSWNNNHYAYLTSANAVEVKTKPETNFLPTADDLRPHLDGAVLLALCSPLNPTGTMFTREQLSEICELVIAENKKRGADEKPLYLMYDQIYSNLTFGAEHVDPVSLFPEMKEYTIYIDGISKCLAATGVRVGWGFGPAHIIDKMKALLTHVGAWAPKPEQEATAKFYENPENVNVFVEDFKAKLEDSLKVLHGGIQDLKAKGLTVDSIEPMGALYLTIKLDYIGKTKPDGSVIENSSDLVFYLINDAGVALVPFSAFGEEKSEPWFRASVGGLAIDEIKVMLPKLENALNNLK
- a CDS encoding outer membrane protein assembly factor BamD, with product MIKQIIAVCILSVAVVSCKKEAAVSDVKPANDSIVKTEAKEDQYKPIDTACSPSHKTEDYITALQWYRTKIEKELAANTPEQNDKTYEDFVQIREKYTECLSTLHSDILDKYVNYYNYDKDQYNLPDNVKKVAAELKKVGLEFREVGEGITEIWTIPGYYPPIFKGKVTPDYELYITQTAKESESNYAADAGLIITWEELGERLIFWENFINKYPKSKLLKTVKQDYNNYLDDYLFGMDNTMTYESADGKLYDENIKEFKRIIKKYPNSNTAKKAKELMALFEAQMPVDQIREKMDV